The Musa acuminata AAA Group cultivar baxijiao chromosome BXJ2-5, Cavendish_Baxijiao_AAA, whole genome shotgun sequence genomic interval CAGAACTCATTGATCATGCTCTTAAAGACTTAAAGGAAAATACCATACCTAGCCTTGATGATGTAATAAAGATTATGGATACTCTTAGTTTGGCATCAAATCAGGAACTTCTGATGGAAAGTATTGCTCTCGAGAAGGAAAAAGCAAAGGCTGAACTTAAATCAAAAACAGAAATTATTGATCATATAAATTGGATCACTGTTCTAGTGTCACACATCTGCTATTGTATGGAGAAACTTGAACAGTTTGGGTTTGTCAATGGGGTTCCTGTTCCCTTACATTTCCGCTGCCCTCTATCTTTGCAACTTATGCTAGATCCAGTCATTTTGGCCTCAGGTCAAACATATGAAAGATCTTTTATACAGAAATGGCTGGATAATGGCCTCAGATTTTGTCCAAAGACACGTCAAACTCTCGTCCACACAAATCTAATTCCCAATTACACGGTCAAGGCACTTATTGCAAACTGGTGTGAGAAAAACAACATAAAGTTAGATGTTTCTGCACAGCCTGAGAATATCTCTTATCCTTGTTCATCAATTGCAGCTTTTGAAGATATCCAGCATGAAGATGACCATAGACATTCCACCTCCagatcctctcttgaaagctatgataaAACTGAACTGCATAAAGTTAAGATATCATCAGGGTGTGGTCAACAAGATTGTTCCAATTATAGCCATCACCAAACAATGGCAGATAAGGTTAATTTGCAAGGTGATGCTTTGGTTGAGAAAAATAGTTGCCATAGTCACAGTGAATCAATTTCAAGTGTCATTTCTAGCATTGAGGTCATGAGTAAGTTTGATGAAAAAGTTAGTTTGCCGGGAGACATCACATATCCATCATGTTTACCCTTGAATAAAGAACTCAGTTCTTCCTCATGGCTTTGCTCGAACCAGCATTTTGGTTCTAAAAACAGGCATGGAATTGATGACAAAGGTCAACCTTTGCTCCAAAGCTCAAGGTCGGATGATCTTACGACCGCTCCCCATGTTCAAAATCTAATTGATGATCTAAAGAGTGAAGCACCTGAATTGCAAACAGCTGCTGCATCCAAGTTGAGACTTCTTGCAAAGAACAATATGGAAAATCGTGTCCTTATTGGGAAGTGTGGGGCCATCCCTTCACTAGTCTCCTTGTTGTACTCGAATGTAAAGAAGGTTCAGGAAAATGCTGTAACTGCCCTGTTGAACTTGTCCATTAATGACGATAACAAAGTTCTTATAGCAGAAGCAGGAGCTGTTGAACCACTTATACATGTTCTGGAATGTGGTACCACAGAGGCCAAAGAGAACTCAGCAGCAGCATTCTTCAGCCTCTCTGTCATGGATGAATATAAGGCAAAAATTGGACGTTCTGGTGCTGTTAAAGCATTAGTTTATCTTTTGGAAACTGGTAGCGTTAGAGGAAAGAAAGATGCTGCTACTGCATTGTTTAATCTTTCAATATTTCATGAGAACAAGGCAAGGATAGTCCAAGCTGGAGCAGTAAAATACCTCATCAAGCTGATGGAGTTAAGCACAGGAATGGTTGACAAATCTGTGGCTCTTTTAGCTAATCTATCAACGATACCTGAAGGACGAATAGCTATCGCCCAGGAAGGTGGCATACCACTACTTGTTGAGGTTGTTGAGACAGGCTCTCAACGGGGAAAGGAAAATGCAGCATCAACTTTGTTCCAACTCTGTCTAAGCAGCCAGAAATTTTGCAGTCTAGTATTGCAAGAAGGAGCTGTGCCACCTCTTATTGCACTTTCCCAGTTTGGAACGCCCAGGGGAAAAGAAAAGGTATGGAATCTTAATGGCTCATTTCTGTCTCTGATGGTACAGGGATCACTGGCATGTTAACTAGCAGTGATGGATTATTTAACACAGCAAACAAATCATTTGATGCAATCACTGCAATTTCATATTTATGTTAGCATTGTTATGCAATTGAATTATTGAAGTTTGGTATACTATAAATAAAGTTTGACTGAGGCACTATACGCATTTCAGGCACAACAGATCCTAAGCCACTTCCGCAGTCAGCGTGAGGGGGCGGCACGAAAGAAGAAATCGTGATATCTTCTGCTGATCATATGATTCTGTTGGATCCTCTAAGAATAAGCACAGCAGTCATAAAAGTTTGCATTATTATGAGGTAATCCGTTTTGATTCATAAAGCTGCGTGTATCTGTTTTCCAGACATGATGACACCTCAATCCGAGCATGGGGGAGGCTTAAATGATGTCGAACTTGTGGAGGTAAAGGTTGATTTTGATGTGCTCTTCTTCTCTTTTGTTTGGATTGTAAATATAGATATTGTAAATGCGATGCACAAATTGGATTTAGTTGTTATTACCACCGGGTGCAGTATCAGGTTTTTTTTGTTCTCTTCATGTTCCTCTTGCTACATGTAATGGTCTTGTAATCTAACTCTTTGGCATAAGCTGTTACCAATTTTCCTTAGGCAGTCTATTTCTTAAACCTGGAGAGGCTATACATGCTGGGATTGGCTCAAGAGAAAAGAGTTGCTGCAAACATTATTGTACGAGCTAAAAGTAGGACCTGAATTTTTCAAGTCGAAGAAAAATGTATACAAAATCTAATGAACAACTAAAAATAGATCCGACTACTGAAACTTACAATGGTTTAATCCTGCCGTAGTTGCATATGAGTGCAGCATATAATATCAGAGATAATTAGCGATATGAATGGCTATGTAAGCTTGAGTCAATTGCATGCATGATCTCTTTCTTGCAACTTATTCCCTTTACCATATTACCCCCTAAGTCCtttttatatttatcattttagccCGACCTCTAGTTTTTTACTAGAACGGATGCAATGTTGCGTGTTGACTCTGTCGCTGCGCGTTGATGGCATGCAATGTTGACTCAGCAGAGAGTGTCCCGCACGTGACTTAACGTACCTCACGACGCTCCGTGTTATACTCTCATCTTGTCGTTTGGCACCCTATGATTAGTCGGAAAAGCTGTAAAAGTCGATTTTACCTTGCATTCATATGCTCAACATTATCGACTTGTTCCTCAAACTTCCAAGTCTTTGATCTTCTAATAAGTTTTGGTATTTCCGATGATTTATTTACAGTTCTTGATGTTGGCGTCCAAACGCCTTCACTGACCCTCCACGATCATGCACACAGGCGAGCCAAAAACTAATTATATTTTAGAATAATTTTCTAAATAATACATGAATGAAAGGTTCATAATATCTCTTAATAGCAAATCACACATTGGGACTTTTTTTTGAATCATTTATAAGAATTCTATTTACATTTTTATTTGGAGTGCTCATCAAATTTGACATTTTATATTTGTACgaaaaaatatcattaacgtCTTAGTTATTCTGATGTGGTTCATAGCTATGTGCATATGATTATCCAAAGCATCTCCGATATGACTCTGAGATGGATCCAAGATGGTTTCGAGATTGAGATGTCGAGCTTCTAAGGTGAAAGTATTATGCTCTTGATGTAGAAGTATTATGCTCTCGATGTGCCACCTGCATGAAGACTAGGGTAGGGAAAGATTTCCTGACTTGGCCCATCCGATGTTCAAATTAGTAATTCGAGATCCCTAAATATGGGCTTGAGTAGTTCACGAAAAGAGAGAATCTTTCCTCATTTCCctatttaggatgtgtttttctATCTTAAAGAAGgggaaaaaaatttatgatattcTTCTTTGTCATAAAGGAAGAGAATGGAGTTTAGCTCGTAAAGGGAGATAAGAAAGTTTGTGATTATCTTCCTTGCCATAATGAATGAGAAGAAAGCTTGTGTTCGTTGGAAAACCTTGGGCAATATCACATatgcaacggaagaacataaaacaaaagatttttcataaaaaaaggtTATTATCGTGcgcgcgaagattgatgcgcgaaaaactataaaacaaaaaaaaacaagtgTTACATAGGAAAATCGTATATTCCT includes:
- the LOC103985597 gene encoding U-box domain-containing protein 3 isoform X2, whose amino-acid sequence is MLLRVQKSASEICHFLSALQSSPFSASIQHCMQEVQYMDQDPISELIDHALKDLKENTIPSLDDVIKIMDTLSLASNQELLMESIALEKEKAKAELKSKTEIIDHINWITVLVSHICYCMEKLEQFGFVNGVPVPLHFRCPLSLQLMLDPVILASGQTYERSFIQKWLDNGLRFCPKTRQTLVHTNLIPNYTVKALIANWCEKNNIKLDVSAQPENISYPCSSIAAFEDIQHEDDHRHSTSRSSLESYDKTELHKVKISSGCGQQDCSNYSHHQTMADKVNLQGDALVEKNSCHSHSESISSVISSIEVMSKFDEKVSLPGDITYPSCLPLNKELSSSSWLCSNQHFGSKNRHGIDDKGQPLLQSSRSDDLTTAPHVQNLIDDLKSEAPELQTAAASKLRLLAKNNMENRVLIGKCGAIPSLVSLLYSNVKKVQENAVTALLNLSINDDNKVLIAEAGAVEPLIHVLECGTTEAKENSAAAFFSLSVMDEYKAKIGRSGAVKALVYLLETGSVRGKKDAATALFNLSIFHENKARIVQAGAVKYLIKLMELSTGMVDKSVALLANLSTIPEGRIAIAQEGGIPLLVEVVETGSQRGKENAASTLFQLCLSSQKFCSLVLQEGAVPPLIALSQFGTPRGKEKAQQILSHFRSQREGAARKKKS
- the LOC103985597 gene encoding U-box domain-containing protein 3 isoform X1; the encoded protein is MNRGAMDGEIIGGLINSISRFIHLVACQTIKSAAIKDFRKIVGILKLLKPVLDEALDSELPLDGHLVKEFEELDVAVNDARELLEKAPQRMSKIYSVLQSEPMLLRVQKSASEICHFLSALQSSPFSASIQHCMQEVQYMDQDPISELIDHALKDLKENTIPSLDDVIKIMDTLSLASNQELLMESIALEKEKAKAELKSKTEIIDHINWITVLVSHICYCMEKLEQFGFVNGVPVPLHFRCPLSLQLMLDPVILASGQTYERSFIQKWLDNGLRFCPKTRQTLVHTNLIPNYTVKALIANWCEKNNIKLDVSAQPENISYPCSSIAAFEDIQHEDDHRHSTSRSSLESYDKTELHKVKISSGCGQQDCSNYSHHQTMADKVNLQGDALVEKNSCHSHSESISSVISSIEVMSKFDEKVSLPGDITYPSCLPLNKELSSSSWLCSNQHFGSKNRHGIDDKGQPLLQSSRSDDLTTAPHVQNLIDDLKSEAPELQTAAASKLRLLAKNNMENRVLIGKCGAIPSLVSLLYSNVKKVQENAVTALLNLSINDDNKVLIAEAGAVEPLIHVLECGTTEAKENSAAAFFSLSVMDEYKAKIGRSGAVKALVYLLETGSVRGKKDAATALFNLSIFHENKARIVQAGAVKYLIKLMELSTGMVDKSVALLANLSTIPEGRIAIAQEGGIPLLVEVVETGSQRGKENAASTLFQLCLSSQKFCSLVLQEGAVPPLIALSQFGTPRGKEKAQQILSHFRSQREGAARKKKS